From Riemerella anatipestifer ATCC 11845 = DSM 15868, a single genomic window includes:
- a CDS encoding ABC transporter ATP-binding protein: MELITDAIYVKNLEFSYRDREVISKANVSFKKNQLSILLGANGSGKSTLFNILSGLISKYNGEIELLGKDFSCISRKEKAEMIGVLPQKFESTFPLTVNDILLTGRAAFSRFNYTQNDEKRVLEVAEQLKISELLHKSFNTLSGGQQQMVLIGRILVQNPKIILLDEPTNHLDIYYQQHLLAFLKKLTQEGYTVIAIMHDPALAFQYADEVFYMHCGRVVKNTDAKPDLEMLKFIFGVDFIYIKEKNNGHLVVNKNL; encoded by the coding sequence TTGGAGTTGATTACAGATGCTATTTATGTGAAAAATTTAGAGTTTTCTTATAGAGATAGAGAGGTTATAAGCAAAGCCAATGTGTCTTTTAAGAAAAACCAGCTATCTATTTTACTAGGAGCTAATGGCAGTGGTAAATCTACATTGTTTAATATCTTGTCAGGACTTATTTCTAAATATAATGGAGAAATAGAGCTTTTGGGTAAAGATTTTAGTTGTATTTCTAGGAAGGAAAAAGCTGAAATGATAGGTGTGCTACCTCAGAAATTTGAGTCAACATTTCCGCTAACGGTTAATGATATTTTACTTACGGGGAGAGCGGCTTTCTCAAGATTTAACTACACACAAAATGATGAGAAACGAGTTTTAGAAGTAGCAGAGCAGCTAAAAATTTCAGAATTACTTCATAAATCATTTAATACTCTTTCGGGAGGGCAGCAACAGATGGTTCTTATCGGAAGAATTTTGGTTCAGAATCCTAAAATCATCCTTTTAGATGAACCTACTAACCATTTAGATATTTACTATCAACAACATTTATTAGCCTTTTTAAAAAAACTAACGCAGGAAGGGTACACTGTAATTGCGATAATGCATGATCCAGCATTGGCTTTTCAGTACGCAGATGAGGTGTTTTATATGCATTGTGGAAGAGTTGTTAAAAATACAGATGCAAAGCCAGACTTGGAAATGTTAAAATTCATATTTGGAGTGGACTTTATCTATATAAAAGAAAAAAATAATGGTCATTTAGTAGTAAATAAGAACCTATAA
- a CDS encoding FecCD family ABC transporter permease, whose protein sequence is MSNKVVRILFYVLPFPIIIISLFVGASQQAGFVDYVILLYKKYIALNLTNVEEQELNIANNIIFNIRLPRVLLTFMIGSALSSSGVVLQAVLRNPLVDSYILGISSAAAFGAALAMFLGWYINLLAFIMGAVAVIITFLIAKGREGASIVSVVLSGMIISGMFTALLSVVQYLANPYQLSAIVQWTMGNLHAATWAEVQQSYIPIIIGIVGIYLFRWRLNLLALGDVAAKSVGVNPLFDKLFLITMVTLMTATSVAVAGIISMYGLFLPHIVRMILGADNKEVVKGSIFFGGAFLLIIDNISRSLFEFELPIGIFTMIIGGLFFIYLMKKNKLNWS, encoded by the coding sequence TTGAGTAATAAAGTTGTTCGTATTTTATTTTATGTATTACCTTTTCCTATCATCATTATATCCTTGTTTGTGGGAGCCAGTCAGCAAGCGGGCTTTGTTGACTATGTGATTCTTTTATACAAAAAATACATTGCACTAAACTTAACAAATGTAGAAGAGCAGGAACTCAACATAGCCAATAATATTATTTTTAATATACGACTTCCGAGGGTATTGCTCACATTTATGATAGGTAGTGCATTGTCTAGCTCAGGTGTTGTATTACAGGCAGTTTTAAGAAATCCACTCGTGGATTCGTATATTTTGGGGATTTCATCAGCGGCAGCTTTTGGTGCTGCATTGGCTATGTTTTTAGGTTGGTATATTAACCTTTTAGCTTTTATAATGGGTGCTGTAGCTGTGATAATCACATTTCTAATAGCTAAAGGTAGAGAGGGGGCAAGTATAGTTTCAGTGGTTCTTTCAGGAATGATTATCTCAGGAATGTTTACAGCTCTGCTTAGTGTGGTACAATACTTAGCGAACCCTTATCAGTTATCAGCAATAGTTCAATGGACAATGGGGAATCTTCATGCTGCAACATGGGCAGAGGTACAACAGTCTTATATTCCAATTATTATAGGTATTGTAGGTATCTATCTATTTAGGTGGAGACTTAATTTGTTGGCATTAGGGGATGTGGCGGCTAAATCTGTTGGAGTTAATCCTCTTTTTGATAAACTCTTTTTAATAACTATGGTTACTTTAATGACAGCAACATCTGTGGCAGTAGCTGGGATTATTAGTATGTATGGACTATTTCTTCCACATATCGTAAGAATGATTTTAGGGGCAGATAATAAAGAGGTTGTTAAAGGGAGTATTTTTTTTGGAGGGGCTTTTTTGTTGATTATTGATAATATCTCTAGATCTTTATTTGAATTTGAGTTACCTATTGGGATATTTACAATGATAATAGGAGGGCTTTTCTTTATTTATTTAATGAAAAAAAATAAGCTGAATTGGAGTTGA
- a CDS encoding ABC transporter substrate-binding protein, with protein sequence MSFLKYIVSIFLLFFLGCTENKNKIGEERKQILVTDFTGNKIELSQPAERVVVLFDPSLDAVYMLGASEKLVGVPVEVYSDEELYQYYAAIDERILEKKMATPGTKKSSNIESIVALNPDLVVLAGSSESFVKNLSKLNIPVYNVKSETYDDILKELQDLGKLLGKEERSKSLVDFTKAKFESIKNRRSKNNKALKTAYFAWANGRIFSTTGTNSMMHTCLELAGVKNVCTTPIDQPNINPETFVSWNPYMVIMWNDSPNLFYDKKQLEGVTAIKERQIYTLMPMFYYNPHTLKALLTTLKINFWAYGELTQEDLGKEVEDILQTLYGKDKGGKLYKKLNNH encoded by the coding sequence ATGAGTTTTTTAAAGTATATTGTTTCTATTTTTCTTCTTTTCTTTTTAGGCTGTACAGAAAATAAAAATAAAATTGGAGAGGAGAGAAAACAAATATTGGTTACTGATTTTACGGGTAATAAAATAGAACTTAGTCAACCAGCGGAAAGGGTGGTGGTATTATTTGATCCTTCATTAGATGCTGTTTACATGCTAGGAGCGAGCGAGAAGTTAGTGGGAGTACCAGTAGAAGTGTATTCTGATGAGGAATTGTACCAATATTATGCAGCTATAGATGAACGAATTTTAGAAAAGAAAATGGCAACGCCAGGAACTAAAAAATCTTCAAATATAGAAAGTATAGTTGCTTTAAACCCTGATTTGGTAGTTTTAGCAGGAAGTTCAGAGAGTTTTGTGAAAAATCTTAGTAAACTCAATATACCAGTTTATAATGTAAAGTCGGAGACTTATGATGATATTTTAAAGGAGTTACAAGATTTAGGAAAACTTTTGGGAAAAGAAGAACGAAGTAAGAGCCTGGTGGATTTTACAAAGGCAAAATTTGAGTCTATTAAAAATAGGAGAAGTAAAAATAATAAAGCTCTCAAGACAGCTTACTTTGCTTGGGCTAATGGGCGTATATTTTCTACTACAGGCACCAATAGTATGATGCATACTTGCCTTGAGTTAGCGGGAGTTAAAAATGTATGCACAACACCTATAGATCAACCTAATATTAACCCTGAAACTTTTGTAAGTTGGAATCCATATATGGTAATTATGTGGAATGATAGTCCTAATCTTTTTTACGATAAGAAACAGTTGGAAGGGGTAACCGCAATAAAAGAAAGGCAGATATATACACTAATGCCAATGTTTTATTATAATCCGCATACTCTTAAGGCACTACTTACTACTTTGAAGATAAATTTTTGGGCTTATGGGGAATTAACTCAAGAAGACTTGGGTAAGGAGGTGGAAGATATACTACAAACACTCTATGGGAAAGATAAAGGGGGTAAATTGTATAAAAAATTAAATAATCATTGA
- a CDS encoding DUF6973 domain-containing protein, which yields MKTPLLFLSAFRQLSFLKILQVLGLFIRQPLFFVLAVYASLKAYRIAQKKYPLTAGTNGKGNAFRHAFWNCLVLMYCCKVSSPQKALAFCETFTNLHEELFPNQPLEKAMDLHNNKVGRDYFMSLLKGIHRQFFETSFFVEELKVKANNARLITRLEDDFGDGLVYVPDNNQYS from the coding sequence ATGAAAACACCTTTGTTGTTTTTAAGTGCTTTTAGGCAACTATCTTTCCTAAAAATATTACAGGTTTTAGGGTTGTTTATAAGGCAACCGTTGTTTTTTGTTTTGGCTGTTTATGCGAGTCTAAAGGCATATCGTATCGCTCAGAAAAAATATCCTCTTACAGCGGGTACTAATGGTAAAGGGAATGCCTTTCGCCACGCCTTTTGGAACTGTTTGGTGCTAATGTATTGTTGTAAAGTGTCTTCTCCACAGAAGGCTTTGGCATTTTGTGAAACTTTTACCAATCTGCACGAAGAACTCTTCCCTAACCAGCCACTAGAAAAAGCAATGGATTTGCATAATAATAAAGTGGGGAGAGATTATTTTATGAGTTTGCTGAAGGGGATTCATCGTCAGTTTTTTGAAACATCTTTCTTTGTGGAGGAATTGAAAGTTAAAGCTAATAACGCAAGATTGATAACTAGATTAGAAGATGATTTTGGTGATGGATTAGTCTATGTTCCTGATAATAATCAGTATTCATAA
- the accD gene encoding acetyl-CoA carboxylase, carboxyltransferase subunit beta produces the protein MAFDWFRRKAKNITTSTEEKKDIPKGLWHKTPTGKIIEYDELKANQFVSPEDGFHVRIGSKEYYDILFDEGKFKELDAKVESVDILKFKDTKPYTDRLKEAKAKTKLNDSIRNAVGKVNGTEMVVSCMDFAFIGGSLGSVMGEKITRAIDYAIKNKLPYVLICQSGGARMQEAAHSLMQMAKVQAKLVHLSEAGLPYIAYLTDPTFGGITASFAMTADVIMAEPGALIGFAGPRVIRETIGRDLPEGFQTSEFLKEKGFVDFIVNRKEAKVLVSKTVNLLMNK, from the coding sequence ATGGCATTTGATTGGTTCAGAAGAAAGGCTAAAAATATCACGACTTCTACAGAGGAAAAAAAGGACATTCCTAAAGGGCTTTGGCACAAAACACCCACAGGAAAAATTATAGAATATGATGAGCTTAAAGCCAATCAGTTTGTATCTCCAGAAGATGGTTTCCATGTAAGGATAGGAAGTAAGGAGTATTACGATATTCTTTTTGATGAAGGTAAATTTAAAGAGTTAGACGCTAAGGTAGAAAGTGTGGATATTCTTAAATTTAAAGATACCAAACCTTATACCGACCGTCTTAAGGAAGCTAAAGCTAAAACTAAACTTAACGACTCTATCCGAAATGCAGTAGGTAAAGTAAACGGTACCGAGATGGTGGTTTCTTGTATGGATTTTGCCTTTATTGGAGGGTCTTTAGGTTCTGTAATGGGGGAGAAAATTACCCGAGCAATAGATTACGCTATTAAAAATAAACTTCCGTATGTGCTTATTTGCCAGTCGGGAGGTGCAAGAATGCAAGAAGCAGCACACTCTCTAATGCAAATGGCGAAAGTACAAGCCAAGCTTGTGCATCTTTCGGAAGCAGGATTGCCTTACATTGCTTATCTTACCGACCCTACTTTTGGTGGGATTACAGCTTCGTTTGCGATGACGGCAGATGTAATCATGGCTGAACCAGGAGCTTTAATTGGTTTTGCTGGACCTAGAGTTATCAGAGAAACCATAGGGAGAGATTTGCCAGAGGGCTTCCAAACTTCGGAATTTCTGAAAGAAAAAGGGTTTGTAGATTTCATAGTAAACAGAAAAGAAGCGAAAGTACTAGTTTCTAAAACCGTGAATCTCTTAATGAATAAATAA
- the fbaA gene encoding class II fructose-bisphosphate aldolase yields the protein MSKLFPAGVATGSMVSEIFQYAKENKFALPAVNVIGSSNINATMETAAKLNAPVIIQFSNGGAVYNAGKGLSNDGQKAAILGAVAGAKHIHTLAEAYGATVILHTDHCAKKLLPWIDGLLDAGEEFYKANGKSLYSSHMLDLSEETLEENLEISAKYFERMAKMDMTLEVEIGVTGGEEDGVDNTDVDNSKLYTQPEDVAYTYEILKQISDKFTIAAAFGNVHGVYKPGNVKLTPEILLNSQKYVQEKFGTVEKPINFVFHGGSGSSLEEIREAIDYGVIKMNIDTDLQFAYTEGIRDYMLNKIEYLRTQIGNPEGDDAPNKKFYDPRVWLRKGEETFRSRLEQAFEDLNNVNTLK from the coding sequence ATGAGTAAACTTTTTCCGGCAGGAGTTGCCACAGGTTCAATGGTTAGCGAGATTTTTCAGTACGCTAAAGAAAATAAATTTGCTTTACCAGCGGTTAATGTTATTGGTTCTAGTAACATCAACGCCACTATGGAGACAGCGGCTAAGCTTAATGCACCCGTAATCATTCAGTTTTCTAACGGTGGTGCAGTATATAACGCAGGTAAAGGTCTTAGTAACGACGGACAAAAAGCGGCTATCTTAGGAGCGGTAGCAGGTGCTAAACATATCCATACTTTGGCAGAGGCTTACGGTGCTACAGTTATCCTTCATACAGACCACTGTGCTAAGAAATTATTACCTTGGATAGATGGGTTGCTAGATGCAGGAGAGGAGTTTTATAAAGCCAATGGTAAGTCGCTTTACTCTTCTCATATGTTAGACCTTTCTGAAGAAACATTGGAGGAAAACTTAGAAATATCAGCTAAGTATTTCGAAAGAATGGCTAAAATGGATATGACACTAGAGGTAGAAATAGGCGTTACAGGAGGAGAAGAAGATGGGGTAGATAATACCGATGTAGATAATTCTAAGCTATACACTCAGCCAGAAGATGTGGCTTACACTTATGAAATCTTAAAGCAAATTTCTGACAAGTTCACTATCGCAGCAGCATTTGGTAACGTACACGGTGTGTATAAGCCAGGTAATGTGAAATTAACCCCAGAGATTTTATTAAACTCACAGAAATATGTACAAGAGAAATTTGGTACAGTAGAAAAGCCTATTAACTTCGTATTCCACGGAGGGTCTGGGTCTTCTTTAGAAGAAATAAGAGAGGCTATAGACTATGGTGTTATCAAAATGAACATTGATACTGACCTTCAGTTCGCTTACACCGAAGGTATTAGAGATTATATGTTAAACAAAATAGAGTATCTAAGAACTCAAATAGGAAACCCAGAGGGAGATGATGCTCCTAACAAGAAATTCTACGACCCTAGAGTTTGGCTAAGAAAAGGAGAAGAAACTTTCAGAAGTCGTCTAGAACAGGCATTCGAAGATTTAAACAATGTTAATACATTGAAATAA
- a CDS encoding NAD kinase, protein MKAAIYSQKKDLDTFLYLSKFISELEKRGVESVLHEGLSIDLAFSKNFRTFNDKESLKNAGVDLFFSFGGDGTILNALIFIQDLEIPVIGVNTGRLGFLACFSKEEIFLNIDKILKGEMLISRRSVIEVSTKDTVIDFPYALNDLSITRKETTSMITIDTHINDEFLTVFWGDGLVVSTPTGSTAYNLSCGGPIISPRADNFVLTPIAPHNLNVRPIILKDDVEIKLTVESRVPEFLFSLDSRLYNVGIDDEIIVKKANFEVSLMMTKSINFYETLRQKLLWGKDKRN, encoded by the coding sequence ATGAAAGCGGCCATTTACTCCCAAAAGAAAGATTTAGATACATTTCTTTATTTGAGTAAGTTTATTTCAGAGTTAGAAAAACGAGGGGTAGAGTCTGTGTTGCACGAAGGTTTATCAATAGATTTGGCTTTTTCTAAAAACTTTAGAACTTTTAATGATAAGGAAAGCCTGAAGAATGCAGGAGTAGATTTATTCTTCAGTTTTGGTGGCGATGGTACCATTCTTAATGCTCTTATCTTTATACAAGACCTAGAAATCCCCGTGATTGGTGTAAATACAGGGCGTTTGGGCTTTCTAGCTTGTTTCTCAAAAGAGGAGATTTTCCTCAATATAGATAAAATCCTAAAAGGAGAAATGCTAATCAGCAGAAGGTCTGTGATAGAAGTTTCTACTAAAGATACCGTGATAGATTTCCCTTATGCTCTAAATGATTTGAGTATCACAAGGAAGGAAACTACCTCTATGATTACGATAGACACTCATATCAATGATGAATTTCTTACTGTATTTTGGGGAGATGGTTTAGTGGTTTCTACGCCTACAGGTTCTACCGCTTATAATTTGAGTTGTGGTGGACCTATTATCTCACCGAGAGCAGATAATTTTGTGCTTACGCCTATTGCACCGCATAACCTTAATGTGCGACCTATTATCCTTAAAGATGATGTAGAAATAAAACTCACTGTAGAAAGTAGAGTGCCAGAGTTTTTATTTTCCTTAGATTCTAGGCTTTATAATGTAGGCATAGATGATGAAATTATAGTGAAGAAAGCCAATTTTGAAGTATCACTAATGATGACTAAAAGCATCAATTTCTATGAAACGCTTCGCCAGAAGCTATTATGGGGAAAAGATAAAAGAAACTAA